The Gemmatimonadales bacterium genome window below encodes:
- the acs gene encoding acetate--CoA ligase codes for MTDQIDTLLIEQRRFPPPPAFAKHAFATAELYQRAAQDREGFWADQARALDWITPWQRVLEWNPPHARWFSGGRLNAAANCLDRHLSGSRRHKPAILWEGEPGDRRVLTFAELAREVSRCANALKGLGVRRGDRVAIYLPMIPEAAIAMLACARIGAVHSVVFGGFAAESLRDRINDAQAVCLITGDGGYRRGQMVPLKRVADQALADCPSIRSVLVVRRNAPGKGGEVEAAMKQGRDHWWHDRVDSAAAECPAEAMDAEDLLFILYTSGTTGKPKGIVHTTGGYLTQVAATTKYVFDLHDDDIFWCTADIGWVTGHSYVVYGPLANGATVLMYEGAPDWPERDRFWALVERYGVSVFYTAPTAIRAFMKWGTDHPARHDLSTLRLLGSVGEPINPEAWIWYHEQIGKGRCPIVDTWWQTETGGIMITPLPGVTTTKPGSATVPFPGVCAQLVDNRGVAVERGGGFLTLTEPWPGMLRTIYGDDERYRQTYWSRFPGRYFAGDGAKVDDEGYWWILGRVDDVLNVAGHRIGTMEVESALVDHPAVAEAAVVGKAHDLKGQALAAFVTLKEGHPATASLKDDLKNHVANKIGAIARPDDVIFSADLPKTRSGKIMRRLLQDIAEGRALGDTTTLADPNVVNRLKEMHEAKES; via the coding sequence ATGACCGACCAAATCGATACGCTGCTGATCGAGCAACGCCGCTTCCCGCCGCCGCCCGCGTTCGCCAAGCACGCCTTCGCGACGGCCGAACTCTACCAGCGCGCGGCGCAAGACCGCGAGGGCTTCTGGGCCGACCAGGCTCGCGCGCTCGACTGGATCACGCCCTGGCAGCGAGTGCTGGAGTGGAACCCGCCGCACGCGCGCTGGTTTTCGGGCGGACGGCTGAATGCGGCCGCCAACTGCCTCGACCGCCATCTCAGCGGCTCTCGTCGCCACAAGCCGGCGATCCTCTGGGAGGGCGAGCCGGGCGATCGGCGCGTCCTCACCTTCGCCGAGCTCGCCCGGGAAGTGAGCCGCTGCGCCAACGCGCTCAAGGGCCTTGGCGTCCGCCGCGGCGACCGGGTGGCGATCTACCTGCCGATGATTCCCGAGGCCGCCATTGCCATGCTCGCCTGCGCCCGCATCGGCGCGGTGCACTCGGTCGTCTTCGGCGGCTTTGCGGCGGAGTCGCTCCGCGACCGCATCAACGACGCGCAGGCCGTCTGCCTCATCACCGGGGACGGCGGCTACCGACGGGGCCAGATGGTGCCGCTCAAGCGCGTCGCCGATCAGGCCCTCGCCGATTGCCCATCGATCAGGAGCGTGCTGGTGGTGCGACGCAACGCCCCGGGCAAGGGCGGCGAGGTCGAGGCAGCAATGAAACAGGGGCGCGATCACTGGTGGCACGACCGCGTGGACTCCGCTGCCGCCGAATGCCCCGCCGAGGCGATGGACGCCGAGGACTTGCTCTTCATCCTCTATACGTCGGGCACCACCGGCAAGCCGAAGGGTATCGTACACACCACCGGAGGCTATCTCACGCAGGTCGCCGCCACCACCAAGTACGTTTTCGACCTGCATGACGACGACATCTTCTGGTGCACGGCCGACATCGGCTGGGTCACCGGACATTCGTACGTCGTCTACGGCCCGCTCGCGAATGGCGCCACAGTGCTGATGTACGAAGGCGCGCCCGATTGGCCCGAGCGCGACCGGTTCTGGGCCCTGGTCGAGCGCTACGGCGTCAGCGTGTTCTACACCGCACCGACGGCCATCCGCGCGTTCATGAAATGGGGCACCGACCACCCCGCGCGCCACGACCTGTCGACCCTCCGCCTTCTCGGCAGCGTCGGCGAGCCGATCAACCCCGAAGCCTGGATCTGGTACCACGAACAGATTGGCAAGGGGCGCTGCCCCATCGTGGACACCTGGTGGCAGACCGAGACCGGCGGCATCATGATCACGCCGCTGCCCGGCGTCACCACCACCAAGCCCGGGTCGGCGACGGTTCCCTTCCCCGGCGTTTGTGCCCAACTGGTCGACAACCGCGGCGTCGCGGTCGAGCGCGGTGGCGGATTCCTCACGCTCACCGAGCCGTGGCCCGGCATGCTCCGCACGATTTACGGCGACGACGAGCGCTACCGCCAGACGTACTGGAGTCGCTTCCCCGGCCGCTACTTTGCCGGTGACGGCGCCAAGGTCGACGACGAGGGCTACTGGTGGATCCTAGGCCGGGTGGACGACGTGCTCAACGTGGCCGGCCATCGCATCGGCACGATGGAAGTGGAGAGCGCGCTGGTGGATCACCCGGCCGTGGCTGAGGCCGCGGTGGTGGGCAAAGCGCACGACCTCAAGGGCCAGGCGCTCGCCGCGTTCGTGACCCTCAAGGAGGGCCACCCGGCGACCGCCAGTCTCAAGGACGACCTCAAGAACCACGTTGCGAACAAGATCGGCGCCATCGCGAGGCCGGACGACGTCATCTTCTCCGCCGACCTCCCAAAGACCCGGAGCGGCAAGATCATGCGCCGCCTGCTGCAGGACATCGCGGAAGGGCGGGCGCTGGGTGACACCACGACGCTGGCAGACCCGAACGTGGTGAACAGGCTGAAAGAGATGCATGAGGCGAAGGAATCGTGA
- a CDS encoding heme exporter protein CcmB yields the protein MPEAIRLALAVAAKDVRAELRSKTALLSALVFAALVLVIFNFARDPTALSATDLAPSVLWVTFAFAAMVAMNRAFTVEREHGALDGLLLAPLPREALFWGKLLANLAFVGAVEAVTLPLFVLFFNVDLTHALPGIVGTAALATIGFVAVGTIFGAMAVRTRFAELMLPVLLLPFMVPPIVGAVQVTARLLAGRPLSEMLGWLRLLALYDVVFLTLTTLAFRAVVDE from the coding sequence ATGCCTGAGGCGATCCGCCTCGCCCTTGCCGTGGCGGCCAAGGACGTGCGCGCCGAGCTCCGCAGCAAGACCGCGCTGCTCTCCGCGCTCGTGTTCGCGGCGCTCGTGCTCGTGATCTTCAACTTCGCCCGCGACCCGACCGCCCTCTCCGCCACCGATCTCGCGCCGAGCGTGCTGTGGGTGACGTTCGCCTTCGCGGCGATGGTGGCGATGAACCGGGCGTTCACCGTGGAGCGGGAGCACGGCGCGCTCGACGGCCTGCTGCTCGCCCCGCTCCCGCGCGAGGCGCTCTTCTGGGGCAAGCTCCTCGCCAACCTGGCCTTCGTGGGCGCCGTCGAGGCCGTGACGCTGCCGCTCTTCGTCCTCTTCTTCAACGTAGACCTCACGCACGCGCTGCCCGGCATCGTCGGCACCGCGGCGCTCGCCACCATCGGGTTCGTGGCCGTCGGCACGATCTTCGGCGCCATGGCGGTGCGGACGCGCTTCGCCGAGCTGATGCTGCCAGTGCTGCTGCTGCCCTTCATGGTGCCGCCGATCGTGGGCGCCGTGCAGGTGACGGCCCGTTTGCTCGCCGGCCGCCCGTTGAGTGAGATGCTGGGCTGGCTTAGGTTACTCGCATTGTACGACGTGGTCTTCCTCACGCTCACGACGCTGGCCTTCCGTGCGGTCGTCGACGAATGA
- a CDS encoding potassium transporter Kup, which produces MSEAAHTPPRGRALAGLSLAALGVVYGDIGTSPLYAVKECFGGEYGIPPTVSNVLGILSLIVWSLNFIISYKYISQVMRADNRGEGGILALMALVRPKSSGASVHARRTLVALGIFGAALLYGDGVITPAISVLGAVEGLNVATPAFDHLVVPITVAILIALFAFQRRGTAGVGAVFGPLMLLWFLAIAALGLRGILLEPSVLRALNPWYAVDFFIRDGSQAFFILGAVVLVLTGGEALYADMGHFGKRPIRAAWFTLVLPALLLNYFGQGALLLRNAPAVANPFYSLVPPSLLIPMVIVASAAAVVASQALISGAFSLTRQAMQLGYSPRVTIWHTSSTEAGQIYIPQVNQALAVACVGLVLGFRSASNLAAAYGIAVTGTMAITSILFGAVARGLWHWPRWKAFGLAGLFLAVDLAFFSANLVKVTQGGWFPLVVAVAIFTLMMTWKQGRTILAGIMRENALPMDVFLADIGRRRPPRVPGVAVFLTSDPRGAPPVLLHHLKHNKVLHERVILLSILTEEFPQVREDERVRCRELGEGFYQVISRFGFMETPDVPRVVRSLADPAQDGPAVPVNLMQTTFYLGRETLIATGNHRMARWRKKLFIIMTRNAQPATAFFGLPPNRVVELGAQIQL; this is translated from the coding sequence GTGTCGGAGGCGGCGCACACTCCGCCTCGAGGACGGGCGCTCGCGGGGCTGTCCCTGGCCGCGCTCGGCGTCGTCTACGGGGACATCGGCACCAGCCCGCTGTACGCGGTGAAGGAATGCTTCGGGGGCGAGTACGGCATTCCGCCCACCGTAAGCAACGTGCTCGGCATCCTCTCGCTGATCGTCTGGTCGCTCAACTTCATCATCTCCTACAAGTACATCTCGCAGGTCATGCGGGCCGACAACCGCGGCGAAGGGGGCATTCTGGCCCTCATGGCGCTGGTGCGGCCCAAGAGCTCAGGCGCGTCGGTCCACGCACGCCGGACACTGGTCGCGCTCGGCATCTTCGGCGCGGCGCTGCTCTACGGCGACGGGGTGATCACGCCGGCGATCTCCGTGCTGGGCGCGGTGGAGGGGCTCAACGTGGCGACCCCCGCCTTCGATCACCTGGTGGTGCCGATCACGGTGGCGATCCTGATCGCGCTGTTCGCGTTCCAGCGGCGCGGCACGGCAGGGGTGGGCGCCGTGTTCGGGCCGCTCATGCTGCTCTGGTTCCTCGCAATCGCGGCGCTCGGCCTGCGCGGCATCCTGCTCGAGCCCTCGGTGCTGCGCGCGCTCAATCCGTGGTATGCGGTGGACTTCTTCATCCGCGACGGCTCCCAGGCGTTCTTCATTCTCGGCGCCGTCGTGCTCGTGCTTACCGGCGGCGAAGCGCTCTATGCAGACATGGGCCACTTCGGCAAGCGGCCGATCCGCGCGGCATGGTTCACGCTGGTGCTGCCGGCGCTCCTGCTCAACTACTTCGGCCAGGGCGCGCTGCTCCTCCGGAACGCACCCGCGGTGGCCAATCCGTTCTACTCCCTGGTTCCGCCGTCGCTGCTCATCCCCATGGTGATCGTCGCGTCGGCCGCGGCGGTCGTCGCGTCGCAGGCGCTCATCTCGGGGGCGTTTTCCCTGACGCGGCAGGCGATGCAGCTCGGCTACAGCCCGCGGGTCACGATCTGGCATACGTCGAGCACCGAAGCCGGACAGATCTACATCCCGCAGGTGAACCAGGCGCTTGCCGTGGCCTGCGTCGGCCTGGTGCTCGGGTTCCGTTCGGCCAGTAACCTCGCCGCGGCGTACGGCATCGCGGTGACCGGCACGATGGCCATTACGAGCATCCTCTTCGGCGCCGTGGCGCGCGGTCTCTGGCACTGGCCCCGGTGGAAGGCGTTCGGTCTCGCGGGGCTCTTCCTCGCCGTGGACCTCGCCTTCTTCAGCGCAAACCTGGTGAAGGTCACGCAGGGCGGCTGGTTTCCGCTGGTGGTGGCGGTCGCGATCTTCACGCTGATGATGACGTGGAAGCAGGGCCGCACGATTCTCGCCGGGATCATGCGGGAGAACGCGCTGCCGATGGACGTGTTCCTCGCCGACATCGGCCGGCGCCGGCCGCCGCGGGTGCCCGGCGTCGCCGTCTTTCTCACCTCCGATCCACGCGGCGCGCCACCCGTTCTCCTCCACCACCTCAAGCACAACAAGGTGCTGCACGAGCGGGTGATCCTGCTGTCGATTCTGACCGAGGAGTTTCCCCAGGTGCGGGAGGACGAGCGGGTGCGGTGCCGTGAGCTGGGCGAAGGCTTCTACCAGGTGATATCGCGTTTCGGCTTCATGGAGACGCCGGACGTGCCGAGAGTCGTGCGTTCCCTGGCCGACCCCGCGCAGGATGGCCCGGCGGTGCCGGTGAACCTGATGCAGACGACGTTCTATCTCGGACGCGAGACGCTCATCGCCACCGGCAACCACCGCATGGCGCGGTGGCGGAAGAAGCTCTTCATCATCATGACGCGGAATGCGCAGCCGGCCACCGCGTTCTTCGGCCTGCCGCCGAACAGGGTTGTAGAGTTGGGAGCGCAGATACAGTTGTAA
- the ccsA gene encoding cytochrome c biogenesis protein CcsA: MISDVAGAAPANAVAAALAHARAVMRRGLVTSAVALLGIAGVYALALGYTPIEVHQGLAQKIFYVHVPAAWSALLAFSLVGIASALYLWLSDPRLDLFAASSAEVGVAFSLVMLTTGPIWAKPIWGTWWTWDARLTLTLFLFFLFVGYLALRAALRDPQERARLSAVVGIMGMLLVPFIHLSVYLFRTLHPQPIVLKPSAPSLPWEMLRTLLVSAGCFTLLYVGFVMVRYGIGLALDARELGDAA, translated from the coding sequence ATGATCTCCGACGTGGCGGGCGCGGCTCCGGCGAACGCCGTCGCCGCGGCGTTGGCGCACGCCCGCGCCGTGATGCGGCGGGGTCTCGTGACGAGCGCGGTGGCGCTGCTCGGCATTGCGGGGGTCTACGCGCTGGCGCTCGGGTACACGCCCATCGAGGTACACCAGGGGCTCGCGCAGAAAATCTTCTACGTGCACGTACCGGCGGCGTGGAGCGCCCTGCTCGCGTTCTCCCTCGTCGGGATCGCGAGCGCGCTCTACCTCTGGCTCAGTGATCCCCGGCTCGACCTTTTCGCCGCCTCGTCGGCGGAAGTGGGAGTGGCGTTCAGCCTGGTGATGCTCACGACCGGCCCGATCTGGGCCAAGCCGATCTGGGGCACCTGGTGGACCTGGGACGCGCGGCTCACGCTCACGCTCTTTCTTTTCTTCCTCTTCGTGGGATACCTGGCGCTCCGCGCGGCACTCCGCGACCCGCAGGAGCGAGCGCGCCTCAGCGCCGTCGTGGGCATCATGGGCATGCTGCTGGTGCCGTTCATCCACCTGAGCGTGTACCTCTTCCGCACGCTGCACCCGCAGCCCATCGTGCTCAAGCCGAGCGCGCCCTCGCTGCCGTGGGAGATGCTGCGGACCCTGCTCGTGTCGGCCGGGTGCTTCACCCTGCTCTACGTCGGCTTCGTCATGGTGCGCTACGGGATCGGGCTCGCGCTCGACGCGCGGGAACTGGGCGATGCCGCCTGA
- a CDS encoding SRPBCC family protein translates to MRTEDRITVAAPLERVFAAAADVERWPALLEHYRWVRMLERRADGGVVEMAAWRPFGPLRYPTWWASEMWIDRAAPAVRYRHIRGVTTGMDVEWRMMRGAGGGRTDVTIVHEWAGPRWPLIGRPAADWIIGPVFVHGIASRTLAGIKRAVETAAGEAEAAHA, encoded by the coding sequence ATGCGCACCGAGGACCGGATCACGGTGGCGGCGCCGCTCGAGCGGGTCTTTGCCGCGGCGGCGGACGTCGAGCGCTGGCCCGCGCTGCTCGAACACTACCGCTGGGTCAGGATGCTCGAGCGGCGCGCGGACGGCGGCGTGGTGGAGATGGCCGCCTGGCGGCCGTTCGGCCCGCTGCGTTATCCGACGTGGTGGGCATCGGAGATGTGGATCGACCGTGCGGCGCCGGCCGTGCGGTATCGGCACATTCGCGGCGTCACCACCGGCATGGACGTCGAGTGGCGCATGATGCGGGGCGCGGGAGGGGGGAGGACCGACGTGACAATCGTGCACGAGTGGGCGGGACCGCGCTGGCCGCTGATCGGGCGCCCGGCGGCGGACTGGATCATCGGGCCGGTGTTCGTGCACGGGATCGCGTCGCGCACGCTGGCCGGGATCAAGCGGGCGGTGGAAACGGCGGCCGGCGAAGCGGAGGCGGCACATGCCTGA
- a CDS encoding aquaporin — MPSLSRRLLAEAIGTFGLIFIGCGVVVVNGGFPSSGIGLLGIAVAHALVLSVMITATMNISGGHHNPAVTIGVLSAGRMSVGDAVAYVVAQLVGAVIGALLVRLLLPAQYVVPAAVGVPVLADTMSVWAGMGLELVLTFFLVLAVFGTAIAPTAPKVGGFGIGLVLLFDILVGGPLTGGVMNPARAFGPAVAGGGWADQLVWWIGPIVGGIIAALVWEHWLMSPEAEA, encoded by the coding sequence ATGCCTTCGCTCTCCCGCCGGCTGCTCGCCGAAGCCATCGGTACGTTCGGACTCATCTTCATCGGGTGCGGGGTCGTCGTGGTGAACGGCGGCTTCCCGAGCAGCGGCATCGGGCTGCTCGGCATCGCGGTCGCGCACGCGCTGGTGTTGTCGGTGATGATCACGGCGACGATGAACATCTCGGGCGGGCATCACAATCCCGCGGTCACCATCGGCGTGTTGAGCGCCGGGCGCATGAGCGTGGGCGACGCGGTCGCGTACGTCGTGGCGCAGCTCGTGGGCGCCGTGATCGGCGCACTCCTCGTGCGCCTGCTGCTTCCAGCTCAGTACGTGGTGCCGGCCGCGGTGGGCGTACCTGTCCTCGCCGACACCATGAGCGTCTGGGCCGGCATGGGCCTCGAATTGGTGCTCACCTTCTTTCTCGTCTTGGCCGTCTTCGGAACGGCGATCGCGCCCACCGCGCCCAAGGTCGGCGGGTTCGGGATCGGGCTCGTGCTGCTCTTCGACATCCTGGTGGGCGGGCCGCTCACCGGCGGCGTCATGAACCCGGCGCGCGCGTTCGGGCCCGCGGTCGCGGGCGGCGGCTGGGCCGATCAGCTGGTATGGTGGATCGGTCCGATCGTGGGAGGAATCATCGCGGCGCTCGTCTGGGAGCACTGGCTCATGTCACCCGAGGCCGAGGCGTAG
- the ccmA gene encoding heme ABC exporter ATP-binding protein CcmA, with translation MPSSDGPLLEGVGLYRSFGRARVLRGLDLSLGPGEALAVVGPNGAGKTTLLRLLAGLMRPTRGEVRALGRRVEPSAPESRRALGFLSHQSLLYDDLSILESLTFAARLYGLDAPVRAARAALESVGLADRAADRPPSLSRGMLQRAAIARALLHGPRVLLLDEPFTALDAGAAERLRAMLHARLAEGLAIVLVTHDLPEAWALASRVAVLAGGRWALETPRRGELAEFLPRYHELAHA, from the coding sequence ATGCCGTCCTCTGACGGCCCGCTGCTCGAAGGCGTCGGGCTGTACCGTTCCTTCGGCCGCGCGCGCGTGCTGCGAGGTCTCGATCTCTCGCTTGGCCCCGGGGAAGCGCTCGCCGTCGTCGGGCCGAACGGGGCGGGCAAGACGACGCTGCTCCGCCTCCTCGCCGGCCTCATGCGGCCCACCCGCGGCGAGGTGCGCGCGCTCGGCCGACGCGTGGAGCCGTCGGCGCCCGAGAGCCGGCGCGCGCTCGGTTTTCTATCGCACCAGTCGCTGCTCTACGACGACCTCTCGATCCTCGAGAGCCTCACCTTTGCCGCGCGGCTCTACGGGCTCGATGCGCCGGTCCGTGCCGCGCGCGCCGCGCTGGAGTCGGTCGGGCTCGCCGACCGCGCGGCCGACAGGCCCCCGAGCCTGAGCCGCGGCATGCTGCAGCGCGCGGCCATCGCGCGGGCGCTGCTGCACGGCCCGCGCGTGCTGCTGCTCGACGAACCGTTCACGGCGCTCGATGCCGGCGCGGCGGAGCGGCTCCGCGCGATGCTGCACGCCCGGCTCGCCGAGGGGCTCGCGATCGTGCTGGTGACGCACGATCTGCCGGAGGCGTGGGCGCTGGCGTCGCGCGTTGCGGTGCTGGCCGGCGGGCGCTGGGCGCTGGAGACGCCGCGGCGGGGCGAGCTGGCTGAATTTCTGCCGCGGTACCACGAGCTGGCGCATGCCTGA
- a CDS encoding methyltransferase domain-containing protein produces the protein MTDLAIRRIGFELLDDPAAGAAKVEATLTDIARANRWFGGLAALRYGLRRTLGNLPAGAAVSLLDIGTGLGDAPGAAVRWGAARGIRIAPVGLERNRIAARLARARGLPLVVGCAGRPPIAEKSVDVVLVSQVAHHFEPDSVVQLFRTCDRLARLGVIVADLRRAALGAAAFWVGSRALRFDPVTRADGITSIRRGFTVTELARLLERAGVRGRVARRPGYRLVATWAPA, from the coding sequence ATGACCGACCTGGCGATTCGGCGGATCGGGTTCGAGCTGCTCGACGACCCGGCGGCGGGCGCCGCCAAGGTCGAGGCGACGCTCACCGACATCGCCCGGGCAAACCGGTGGTTCGGCGGACTCGCGGCGCTGCGTTACGGCCTCCGGCGCACGCTGGGGAATCTTCCAGCCGGCGCCGCGGTCTCGTTGCTCGACATCGGCACCGGACTCGGCGACGCGCCGGGCGCGGCCGTGCGCTGGGGCGCGGCACGCGGCATCCGGATCGCGCCGGTCGGGCTCGAGCGGAATCGGATCGCGGCGCGACTGGCCCGCGCGCGCGGATTGCCGCTGGTCGTGGGGTGCGCCGGACGTCCTCCGATCGCAGAGAAGAGCGTGGACGTGGTACTCGTAAGCCAGGTGGCGCACCACTTCGAGCCGGACTCGGTGGTCCAGCTCTTCCGCACCTGCGACCGGTTGGCCCGGCTCGGCGTCATCGTCGCCGATCTGCGCCGGGCCGCGCTCGGTGCCGCTGCCTTCTGGGTGGGCTCGCGGGCGCTGCGATTCGACCCGGTCACCCGGGCCGACGGAATCACGTCCATCCGGCGGGGATTCACCGTGACCGAGCTGGCGCGCCTGCTCGAGCGGGCCGGTGTGCGCGGGCGGGTGGCGCGGCGCCCGGGCTACCGGCTGGTGGCCACGTGGGCGCCGGCGTGA
- a CDS encoding response regulator — translation MNDGKGRRRVLIVEDEPALRLSYERYFTPRYDLVFASTGAEAMARLEERAPDVAVLDMRLPDTDGVELLRRIRHSRPELPVIITTAYMSIEPQLKVLDLPHSGYIVKPFRLDELGARIDAVL, via the coding sequence ATGAATGATGGCAAGGGGCGCCGGCGCGTGCTGATCGTCGAGGACGAGCCGGCCCTGCGGCTCAGCTACGAGCGTTACTTCACCCCCAGATACGACCTCGTCTTCGCGAGCACGGGTGCGGAGGCCATGGCCCGGCTCGAAGAGCGGGCGCCGGACGTGGCCGTGCTCGACATGCGTCTGCCCGACACCGACGGGGTCGAGCTCCTGCGCCGGATCCGCCATTCCCGGCCCGAGCTGCCGGTCATCATCACCACCGCCTATATGAGCATCGAGCCGCAGCTCAAGGTGCTCGACCTCCCGCACTCCGGTTACATCGTTAAACCGTTCCGCCTCGACGAGCTCGGCGCGCGCATCGATGCCGTCCTCTGA
- the fabF gene encoding beta-ketoacyl-ACP synthase II translates to MPDARRVVVTGVGAVTPIGIGVEALWNGLRAAQSAVGCITRFDPSPFRSRIAAEVRDFHPSDHLEERRARRLDRFAQFTVAAARMALTDAQLDARREDPDAIGVMMGTALGGVAFGEMQSREFLQHGPRGVDPSLALAVFAGAASCNVAIEFGFTGPNATNGMSCASGTIAVGEAFRAIARGEADAMVAGGAEAPLAPLCFGAFAIIRAMSTRNDDPARASRPFDEGRDGFVMGEGAAVLVLEERGRALARGAPIYGEICGYGLTNDAHHMTAPRPDGRQAARAMRLALAEAHVAPTEVGYINAHASSTPLNDPTETGSIKQVFGAHAYRVAVSGTKGYYGHALGASGAIEAAICALALRRGWLPPTVNLQTPDPACDLDYLTGNGRDAEPEFILSNSFGFGGVNAALVLRRAE, encoded by the coding sequence ATGCCTGACGCCCGGCGTGTCGTCGTAACCGGCGTCGGCGCGGTGACGCCGATCGGGATCGGGGTCGAAGCGCTGTGGAACGGGCTCCGCGCCGCGCAATCCGCCGTCGGCTGCATCACCCGATTCGACCCGAGCCCGTTCCGGAGCCGCATCGCGGCCGAGGTGCGCGACTTCCATCCGAGCGATCACCTGGAGGAGCGCCGCGCCCGCCGGCTGGATCGGTTCGCACAGTTTACGGTCGCGGCGGCGCGGATGGCACTCACCGATGCGCAGCTCGACGCCCGGCGCGAGGACCCGGATGCCATCGGCGTAATGATGGGCACCGCGCTCGGCGGCGTCGCGTTCGGTGAGATGCAGTCGCGCGAATTTCTCCAGCACGGGCCCCGTGGCGTCGATCCTTCCCTCGCGCTGGCGGTCTTTGCCGGGGCCGCGAGCTGCAACGTGGCCATCGAGTTCGGCTTCACCGGCCCCAACGCGACGAACGGCATGAGCTGCGCCTCGGGGACGATCGCGGTGGGCGAGGCATTCCGCGCCATCGCGCGTGGCGAAGCCGACGCGATGGTGGCGGGCGGCGCCGAGGCGCCGCTCGCGCCGCTCTGCTTCGGCGCGTTCGCCATCATCCGCGCCATGTCGACCCGAAACGACGATCCGGCGCGCGCGAGCCGGCCGTTCGATGAGGGCAGGGACGGATTCGTGATGGGTGAGGGCGCGGCGGTGCTCGTGCTGGAGGAGCGCGGTCGTGCGCTCGCGCGCGGCGCCCCGATCTACGGCGAGATCTGCGGCTACGGGCTCACCAACGACGCGCACCACATGACCGCACCGCGCCCCGACGGCCGCCAGGCTGCCCGTGCCATGCGTCTGGCACTGGCCGAGGCGCACGTCGCGCCGACGGAGGTGGGATACATCAACGCGCACGCCTCTTCGACGCCACTCAACGACCCTACCGAAACCGGCTCGATCAAGCAGGTGTTCGGCGCCCATGCGTATCGCGTCGCGGTGAGCGGCACCAAGGGTTACTACGGCCACGCCCTGGGCGCGAGCGGCGCCATCGAGGCGGCCATCTGCGCGCTGGCGCTTCGCCGCGGCTGGCTGCCGCCCACCGTGAATCTCCAGACGCCCGACCCCGCGTGCGATCTCGATTATCTCACCGGCAACGGCCGCGACGCCGAGCCGGAATTCATCCTCAGCAACTCGTTCGGTTTCGGCGGGGTGAACGCGGCGCTGGTGCTGCGTCGCGCGGAGTAG
- a CDS encoding STAS domain-containing protein, with protein sequence MNSAHATARELVAPERLGLDTRVEFRKAAIALLDQLPEGDGRLLIELNGTRHVDSAGLGALMLIQRHAAARRQTVVLRHPSDELRFLLVLTKLADLFQLESAAA encoded by the coding sequence ATGAACTCCGCGCACGCGACGGCCCGTGAGTTGGTCGCCCCCGAACGACTCGGCCTCGACACGAGGGTCGAGTTCCGCAAGGCCGCCATCGCACTCCTCGACCAACTCCCCGAGGGAGACGGGCGTCTCCTGATCGAGCTCAACGGCACCCGCCACGTCGATTCGGCCGGCCTGGGCGCGTTGATGCTCATCCAGCGGCACGCCGCCGCGCGGCGCCAGACGGTGGTGCTGCGGCATCCGAGCGACGAGCTGCGATTCCTCCTCGTCCTGACGAAACTGGCGGACCTTTTCCAGCTCGAGTCGGCCGCGGCGTGA
- a CDS encoding thioredoxin domain-containing protein, which yields MAEAPLGVRRFYALLALVAVIGLGVLGWLVSRPATVSIPANVAIQPSDTAGFHGYLMGSPSAPVEITEYADYQCPFCQTFDQLQFPTIKTKLIDTGRLRWRYRDFPLSQHSFSRLAAHSAACADEQGKYWEQHERIYAGQAQWAASSDAGRYFRDYARENGLDLNRYDACMRSGTYAGRIQASYDEGVRVGVTGTPTLLVGGRLYQGRLDSDAIERLVDSLAPRTAAR from the coding sequence ATGGCGGAAGCGCCCCTCGGCGTGAGGCGGTTCTACGCACTGCTCGCCCTGGTGGCGGTGATCGGGCTCGGCGTGCTTGGCTGGCTCGTCAGCCGGCCGGCCACGGTGAGCATTCCGGCCAATGTCGCGATCCAGCCATCGGACACGGCCGGCTTTCACGGGTATCTCATGGGCTCGCCGAGCGCGCCGGTCGAGATCACGGAGTACGCGGACTACCAGTGTCCCTTCTGCCAAACGTTCGACCAACTCCAGTTTCCGACGATCAAGACGAAGCTCATCGACACCGGCCGGCTCCGCTGGCGCTACCGGGACTTCCCGCTCTCGCAGCACAGCTTCTCCCGGCTCGCCGCGCACTCGGCGGCGTGCGCCGACGAACAAGGGAAGTACTGGGAGCAGCACGAACGCATCTACGCAGGCCAGGCGCAGTGGGCGGCGTCGAGCGATGCGGGGAGATACTTCCGGGATTATGCCAGAGAGAACGGCCTCGACCTCAACCGCTACGACGCGTGCATGCGTTCCGGCACGTACGCCGGCCGCATCCAGGCGAGCTATGATGAAGGGGTGCGGGTGGGTGTCACCGGCACCCCGACGCTGCTCGTTGGCGGCAGGCTCTATCAGGGGCGCCTGGATTCGGACGCCATCGAGCGGCTGGTCGATTCGCTCGCGCCCCGGACGGCGGCGCGATGA